From Drosophila yakuba strain Tai18E2 chromosome 2L, Prin_Dyak_Tai18E2_2.1, whole genome shotgun sequence, one genomic window encodes:
- the LOC26536395 gene encoding E3 ubiquitin-protein ligase KCMF1, whose product MNRHERIECKGCGKQSFTFRCYRCLSCQDFDLCEGCYDNDFTTATHPFDHPVVCVLIPSDVELYFGGEYISNYPPQSYRCPYCKRWGFNESTFLEHVSAMHPDASPLLVSTMVGLFEQQQAARLFLESEQLASITVAATSRNELMRRPEGSMALYLEPLNRDGSYRRGGDTNGETRTRRCSPDGRDRLQALVRDRNSRVTRRSAGPATRSSPMTSRPPPAPASRNNSSNNTQMDMNNDLVSMAARSRLNVIQGNVEAPAPFGVSGSATSQPQQQQQVVAPSPNAAAAPIVTHPSLIEMMRFYDEAGLQPFAAPSGRAIRTRSANSAPPATSSGNSTRTIHVYGPTSAFTQAPHNPRSLTLAPELFSRDERQRSARMPSFQANPGALQRQGSSTRPLTTRSVEFSELPPEESDLPLILGTSSIENMLRCLNEDPAKAAKQRDQERRRFLCYRFVAPRTSKRSQNHFLLLRAEFVSQVLYSAFCDEDIQGVSFPILGNISKLRTLPGNVISGAGDAEKIPSPP is encoded by the coding sequence ATGAATCGCCACGAGCGCATCGAGTGCAAAGGATGCGGAAAGCAGTCCTTCACCTTCAGGTGCTATCGCTGCCTGAGCTGCCAAGACTTTGATCTTTGCGAGGGCTGCTACGACAATGACTTCACCACCGCCACGCATCCGTTTGACCATCCGGTGGTATGCGTTCTCATTCCGTCGGATGTGGAACTCTACTTTGGTGGCGAGTACATCAGCAACTATCCGCCGCAGAGCTATCGCTGTCCGTACTGCAAGAGATGGGGCTTCAACGAGTCCACCTTCCTGGAGCATGTATCGGCGATGCATCCAGATGCCAGTCCACTGCTGGTCTCCACCATGGTCGGCCTCTTcgaacagcagcaggcggcgcGCCTCTTCCTGGAGAGTGAGCAGTTGGCCTCCATTACGGTGGCCGCCACGTCGCGCAACGAACTAATGCGTCGCCCAGAGGGCTCCATGGCTCTCTACCTGGAGCCCCTAAATCGGGATGGCAGCTATCGCAGGGGAGGGGATACGAATGGCGAAACCCGTACGAGGCGGTGCTCTCCTGACGGCCGTGATCGGCTTCAGGCTCTCGTCAGGGATCGGAACTCCCGTGTGACACGGCGAAGTGCTGGCCCAGCCACCAGAAGTAGTCCGATGACTTCGAGACCGCCGCCAGCGCCTGCTTCTAGAAATAACTCCAGCAATAACACGCAAATGGATATGAATAACGACTTGGTCAGCATGGCGGCCAGATCCCGCTTGAATGTGATTCAAGGGAACGTGGAAGCTCCTGCTCCATTTGGTGTTAGTGGCAGTGCCACATCGcaaccacaacagcagcagcaggtggtGGCACCCAGCCCGAATGCCGCCGCTGCACCCATCGTAACACATCCATCGCTGATCGAGATGATGCGCTTCTATGACGAGGCTGGCTTGCAGCCATTTGCAGCCCCATCCGGTCGAGCCATCCGCACCAGATCCGCAAACTCAGCTCCACCAGCGaccagcagcggcaacagcacACGGACTATACATGTCTACGGACCCACATCCGCTTTTACCCAGGCGCCGCACAATCCTCGATCCTTGACCTTGGCCCCAGAACTGTTTTCACGCGACGAGCGGCAACGGTCTGCCAGGATGCCCAGTTTCCAAGCCAATCCCGGAGCACTCCAGCGCCAGGGATCCAGCACGCGGCCCCTGACCACGCGCTCCGTAGAATTCAGTGAGTTGCCGCCGGAGGAGAGCGATCTGCCCCTCATCCTAGGCACTTCCTCGATCGAGAACATGTTGCGTTGCCTCAATGAGGACCCGGCCAAGGCGGCCAAGCAGAGGGATCAAGAGCGCAGGCGTTTCCTCTGCTATCGCTTCGTGGCACCCAGGACATCGAAGCGTTCGCAGAACCATTTCCTATTGCTACGTGCCGAGTTTGTGTCCCAGGTGCTCTACTCCGCCTTCTGCGATGAGGATATCCAGGGTGTTTCCTTTCCGATCTTGGGAAACATCTCAAAACTGAGAACCCTGCCGGGCAACGTCATCTCTGGTGCCGGCGATGCTGAGAAGATCCCGTCTCCTCCGTAA
- the LOC6528220 gene encoding trypsin alpha has product MFIETFLLLLALNSLSAGRVSQPEGRIIGGETIEIEQTPWQVSLLLKGVFQCGGSIYSADIIISAAHCFFDEFEGRHSDQEFQVRAGSALKDSNGSVVDVFAAKTHEHFRWPFNDIAIVRLSKPLEFTNKVMPIPLATTNPFPGTTAFVSGWGYFLNANDVSLSYPKHLQGLTLQIQWLESCGLVHPSLICAGVFGRSACNGDSGGPLVANKQLVGVVTGSLQPNCTSSSLYNSVPYFRDWILTTIASI; this is encoded by the coding sequence ATGTTCATCGAAACTTTTCTGTTGCTATTGGCGCTCAATTCCCTGTCCGCAGGACGAGTGAGCCAACCAGAAGGGCGCATTATCGGCGGAGAAACCATTGAAATCGAACAGACACCCTGGCAGGTGTCCTTGTTACTTAAAGGCGTCTTTCAGTGTGGGGGCTCCATTTACAGCGCTGATATCATCATTAGTGCGGCCCATTGCTTTTTTGATGAGTTCGAAGGACGACATAGTGACCAGGAATTTCAAGTTCGAGCAGGATCCGCCTTAAAAGACTCCAATGGAAGTGTTGTCGACGTCTTCGCCGCAAAAACCCATGAACATTTTCGTTGGCCTTTCAACGACATCGCCATCGTGCGCTTAAGTAAGCCACTCGAGTTCACAAACAAAGTTATGCCCATTCCTTTGGCCACGACGAATCCTTTTCCTGGAACGACTGCCTTCGTCTCTGGCTGGGGTTATTTTCTTAACGCAAACGATGTGTCGCTTTCTTATCCTAAACATCTTCAAGGATTAACCCTTCAGATTCAATGGCTTGAATCTTGTGGATTAGTTCATCCATCGTTAATATGCGCAGGAGTTTTCGGAAGGTCGGCTTGTAATGGAGACTCTGGAGGACCATTAGTGGCTAACAAACAACTTGTGGGTGTTGTCACCGGGAGTTTACAGCCCAATTGCACGTCTAGTTCATTATACAACAGTGTCCCATATTTCCGTGATTGGATATTAACGACTATTGCCTCAATTTAG
- the LOC6528221 gene encoding transcription termination factor, mitochondrial has protein sequence MIRSLLRSFETALKLHASSNTAPLNCSRRLLFSQYENRASLSKSPLTTSGTLGSNEADNDYVPYRQDQETGTKARVLLETLRERFRFTDAELQRIMSDELVHRCYRGRSLALTMDTLQLEGVSRRSFVEYPWLLSLDNKRLELKLQLIKSMEFKDINHFVPFLRLTVPRLRKLVGALNSERVTMPQGNRVYYISEKLEVSPDIVSKYLSKRLFILEMPYEMFEKNLQHMIDYNVSPINVLKDLWAFRYTPKSVQLRLERAKRAKKDKIMPWMVRCPEPILQRSLKLSLDELKVLGEFSSVVEYLAHRLGFSASEAKAIMDKHPQVHTVRVTKIKEVLDYLLDEAQFTRFEVAQVPRILCHSLKTTKKRMEELKSHGCRPSSLVILCRSRREYDKFLQHWISQERNPQSVSEG, from the exons ATGATTAGAAGCCTTTTACGCAGCTTCGAGACGGCGCTCAAGCTGCATGCAAGCTCAAATACAGCTCCATTAAACTGCAGCAGGCGCCTGCTCTTCTCGCAGTACGAAAACCGCGCCAGTCTGAGCAAATCCCCGCTGACCACTAGTGGCACTTTAGGGAGCAACGAGGCGGACAACGATTATGTGCCTTATCGCCAGGACCAGGAGACGGGCACCAAGGCCCGGGTGCTTCTCGAAACTCTGCGGGAACGCTTTCGCTTCACGGACGCTGAGCTGCAGAGGATAATGAGCGACGAGCTGGTGCACCGCTGCTACCGCGGAAGATCGCTGGCTCTGACCATGGACACACTGCAGCTAGAGGGCGTCAGCAGGCGCAGCTTCGTGGAGTATCCTTGGCTTCTGTCTCTGGACAACA AACGCTTGGAGCTAAAGCTGCAGCTAATCAAGTCAATGGAGTTTAAGGACATCAATCATTTTGTGCCCTTCCTGCGCCTCACTGTCCCTCGCCTCCGGAAACTGGTGGGTGCTCTAAACTCCGAGCGTGTCACGATGCCACAGGGAAATCGGGTCTACTATATCAGCGAAAAGCTGGAAGTCAGTCCCGATATTGTGAGCAAATATCTATCGAAGAGACTGTTTATTCTAGAAATGCCGTACGAGATGTTCGAAAAGAACCTGCAGCACATGATCGACTACAATGTGTCGCCGATAAACGTCCTCAAGGATCTCTGGGCCTTTCGCTATACACCAAAGTCTGTTCAGTTGCGTTTGGAGCGCGCCAAGCGGGCGAAGAAGGACAAGATCATGCCGTGGATGGTGCGCTGCCCGGAGCCCATACTGCAGCGCTCTTTGAAGCTTTCACTCGATGAGCTGAAGGTTTTGGGGGAGTTCTCCTCCGTGGTGGAATACTTAGCGCATCGTCTTGGATTCAGCGCTAGTGAAGCGAAGGCTATCATGGACAAGCATCCGCAGGTGCACACCGTGCGAGTGACCAAG ATTAAAGAGGTGCTAGACTACTTACTCGATGAGGCCCAGTTTACAAGGTTTGAGGTCGCTCAAGTTCCTCGAATTCTGTGCCATAGCCTGAAAACCACAAAGAAGCGGATGGAAGAACTAAAATCGCACGGTTGCCGACCCTCCTCCCTCGTAATTCTTTGTCGCAGCCGGAGGGAGTACGACAAGTTTCTGCAGCACTGGATAAGCCAAGAAAGAAATCCGCAAAGTGTATCAGAAGGATGA
- the LOC6528222 gene encoding defense protein l(2)34Fc → MFRLLVLAACLAISVHAYSDGAPKAACRDLTPQHGAKLQVTKPPYSISGPSHVRSDQKLTLTLGGDEFLGFMIQARDGQNRVVGQFQVVDPVHSQTLDCSGKDDTITHLKAQKGQPLTGITFDWIPPAGYKGNVKFMATVVQTGFVYWVGRVTKDIDVE, encoded by the exons ATGTTCCGTCTGCTGGTTCTTGCGGCCTGCCTGGCCATCAGTGTCCACGCCTACTCCGATGGTGCTCCAAAG GCCGCCTGCCGGGACCTGACACCCCAGCACGGAGCCAAGCTGCAGGTGACCAAGCCTCCGTACAGCATCTCCGGACCCTCCCACGTGCGCTCGGATCAGAAGCTGACCCTTACGCTGGGCGGCGACGAGTTCCTTGGCTTCATGATCCAGGCACGCGATGGCCAGAACCGCGTCGTCGGCCAGTTCCAGGTGGTGGACCCCGTGCACTCGCAGACCCTGGACTGCTCCGGCAAGGACGATACCATCACCCACCTGAAAGCGCAAAAGGGCCAGCCGCTGACCGGCATCACCTTCGATTGGATCCCGCCAGCAGGCTACAAGGGCAACGTGAAGTTCATGGCCACCGTGGTGCAGACCGGATTCGTCTACTGGGTGGGTCGCGTCACGAAGGACATCGATGTGGAGTAG
- the LOC6528223 gene encoding LOW QUALITY PROTEIN: uncharacterized protein LOC6528223 (The sequence of the model RefSeq protein was modified relative to this genomic sequence to represent the inferred CDS: substituted 1 base at 1 genomic stop codon) gives MGAEQSALLACTQTGIHEEHMELVNSKLFFRLYFDRMPQPVTGPVTEALLHLVGNLRTAGVSNADETQSTKDEYDSGESDATSELSWGSEVSTASCPDVXIEPIQIARFESHNPSINEAYETNALTLPLFK, from the exons ATGGGAGCAGAGCAATCGGCATTGTTGGCCTGCACTCAGACGGGAATCCATGAGGAGCATATGGAGCTGGTCAACTCGAAGTTGTTCTTTCGATTGTACTTTGATAGGATGCCCCAGCCTGTGACGGGTCCAGTGACAGAAGCGCTCCTCCATTTGGTAGGAAACTTGCGCACGGCAGGGGTTAGTAATG CTGATGAAACCCAATCGACCAAGGACGAATACGATAGCGGGGAAAGCGATGCCACTTCGGAGCTCAGTTGGGGCAGTGAAGTATCGACAGCATCGTGTCCGGATGTGTAAATAGAACCCATACAGATAGCCCGATTCGAGTCCCACAATCCGTCCATTAATGAGGCCTATGAGACGAATGCACTTACGTTACCATTGTTCAAATAA
- the LOC6528224 gene encoding nucleolar protein 10, which translates to MFVNEVNDVKIYNLSAGKSVPDWLTDRRKRSQLMKKVDSRRQIELIQDFDMPGVCTSIRMSPDQQYILATGTYKPRVKCFEVSNLSIKFERCFDAEVTTFEVISDDYSKMVFLQCDRYVEIHAAHGRHYRLRIPRFGRDMKYHKPSCDMFIVGVGRDIYRLNLERGQFLQPLETDGSCLNACDVNPEHHLLVAGTKEGTVEAWDPRTKQRCSTLDVAMKLPGVKEFPSVTALKFRNGLHMGVGTASGHVLIYDIRAKQPLLVKNHLNRLPIKRLAFNPAQNAVYSLDEATLKLWDEQTGKQIAYVESTSSFNDFCTIPDTGMFFVAQEDVKMMTYYVPAMGPAPRWCSFLDNLTEEIESEVVENVYDDYQFVTAKELAELGMEHLVGSNLLKGYMHGYFMDARLYNKAKAVVEPFAFDRFRKDKIRQEIESERKSRLQIESKLPKVNKELALKIMDEQANPSNSAKQRNVPSLLEDSRFKAMFENADFEVNKSAEEYRLLAPVLNRLDKSKAKELKKRVEVAHVAELHADEAQQREESDNDEDLFGFEKSDGETKDDSGDEASSDDDDRREYVKEMKQAYKQVKRQREEEEELDDKDDEQPHNGISDTAKIPQTNGHTHKPTTNGNRFTMTPLDQHQGSSSLQQRIKKASLQDRVQVMSQLEGQVTNVGRSLGNRQMTFEVNKQKKSQFHAKKREAEMKKHREERRSIVRPIKSLRLKKVNFK; encoded by the exons ATGTTCGTAAACGAAGTTAACGATGTGAAGATCTACAACCTGAGCGCCGGCAAGTCGGTGCCAGAT TGGCTGACGGATCGTCGAAAGCGGTCACAGCTGATGAAAAAGGTGGACTCCCGGAGACAGATCGAGCTCATCCAGGACTTTGACATGCCCGGCGTCTGTACCAGCATCCGCATGAGTCCCGACCAGCAGTACATCCTAGCCACCGGCACCTACAAGCCGCGCGTCAAGTGCTTCGAGGTGTCCAACCTGTCCATCAAATTCGAGCGCTGCTTCGACGCCGAGGTGACCACATTCGAGGTGATTAGCGACGACTACAGCAAGATGGTGTTCCTGCAGTGCGATCGCTATGTGGAGATCCATGCGGCCCATGGGCGGCACTACAGACTGAGGATTCCGCGCTTTGGACGCGACATGAAGTACCACAAGCCCAGTTGCGACATGTTCATCGTGGGCGTGGGCAGG GACATTTACCGACTCAATTTGGAGCGCGGTCAGTTCCTGCAACCGCTTGAAACGGATGGCAGCTGCTTGAACGCCTGTGATGTGAATCCTGAGCACCATCTTTTAGTAGCGGGTACCAAAGAGGGAACCGTAGAAGCCTGGGACCCCCGTACCAAGCAACGTTGCTCAACTTTGGATGTAGCTATGAAGTTGCCGGGCGTCAAGGAGTTTCCATCAGTCACGGCCCTCAAATTCCGGAACGGCTTGCACATGGGGGTGGGAACTGCTTCCGGACACGTGCTTATCTACGACATCCGCGCCAAGCAACCGCTGCTTGTGAAGAATCATCTAAATCGACTGCCCATCAAGCGTCTGGCCTTTAACCCAGCTCAGAATGCCGTCTATAGCTTGGACGAGGCTACCCTGAAGCTGTGGGACGAGCAGACAGGCAAGCAGATCGCCTACGTTGAGTCGACCTCGTCATTCAACGATTTTTGCACCATTCCCGACACGGGTATGTTCTTTGTGGCACAGGAGGATGTGAAGATGATGACCTATTACGTGCCTGCCATGGGTCCAGCTCCCCGATGGTGCTCGTTCCTGGATAACCTCACCGAGGAGATCGAGTCGGAGGTCGTGGAAAATGTGTACGATGACTACCAGTTTGTCACAGCCAAGGAACTGGCTGAATTGGGAATGGAGCATCTCGTTGGCAGCAATCTGCTTAAGGGCTATATGCACGG ATACTTTATGGACGCAAGATTGTACAACAAGGCCAAGGCAGTTGTGGAACCCTTCGCCTTTGACCGCTTCCGCAAGGACAAGATCCGCCAAGAAATCGAGAGCGAGCGCAAGTCCCGCCTGCAAATCGAATCCAAGCTGCCCAAGGTTAACAAAGAGTTGGCTCTCAAGATTATGGACGAGCAAGCTAATCCCTCCAACAGTGCCAAGCAGCGGAATGTGCCCAGTCTGCTGGAGGATTCGCGTTTCAAGGCCATGTTCGAAAACGCCGACTTTGAAGTTAACAAGTCTGCCGAGGAGTATCGTCTGCTGGCGCCTGTTCTGAACCGACTGGATAAATCCAAGGCCAAGGAACTCAAGAAACGCGTGGAGGTGGCTCATGTGGCCGAGCTGCATGCCGACGAGGCACAGCAGCGCGAGGAAAGCGATAATGACGAGGACCTATTTGGCTTCGAGAAGAGCGATGGCGAAACGAAGGATGACAGCGGGGATGAGGCCTCATCTGACGATGACGACCGCAGGGAGTATGTCAAGGAAATGAAGCAGGCGTACAAGCAGGTGAAGCGGCAgcgcgaggaggaggaggagctagaCGACAAAGATGATGAGCAGCCGCACAATGGAATTTCGGACACCGCAAAAATACCCCAGACGAATGGACACACCCATAAACCCACCACCAATGGCAATCGCTTCACGATGACCCCCTTGGATCAACATCAAGGCAGTAGTTCCCTGCAGCAGCGCATCAAAAAAGCCAGCCTGCAGGATCGCGTACAAGTCATGTCTCAGCTGGAGGGACAGGTCACCAATGTGGGTCGTTCCCTAGGCAATCGACAGATGACATTTGAAGTGAACAAGCAGAAGAAGTCACAGTTCCATGCCAAGAAGCGCGAGGCGGAGATGAAGAAGCATCGCGAGGAGCGAAGGAGCATTGTCAGACCCATTAAGTCGCTGAGACTAAAGAAAGTTAACTTTAAGTAG